A single genomic interval of Syntrophobotulus glycolicus DSM 8271 harbors:
- the hypB gene encoding hydrogenase nickel incorporation protein HypB translates to MANTEIEVIQDIYDENDKIAAETNQELESKGIFCVNIMGAPGAGKTSSIISMVQHLGSKKIYVIEGDIESDIDTVKLKELGIETIQINTNGACHLDAPTIKTSLKGLPLDQSGILFIENIGNLVCPAEFQIGEHIKMLICSAAEGSDKPYKYPLAFEKADIILLTKCDLKTYVDFNDEFFTKGIKALNKTAPIFEVNAKTGEGFNAVADWISQKVG, encoded by the coding sequence ATGGCGAATACGGAAATTGAAGTTATTCAGGATATTTACGATGAGAATGATAAAATCGCGGCAGAAACGAACCAAGAACTGGAGAGCAAGGGAATATTCTGTGTGAACATCATGGGTGCTCCGGGGGCTGGAAAGACATCAAGCATCATTAGCATGGTTCAACATCTTGGTTCTAAGAAGATCTATGTGATCGAAGGAGATATTGAATCGGATATTGATACGGTCAAACTGAAAGAGCTGGGGATAGAAACCATTCAGATCAATACGAACGGGGCTTGCCACCTTGATGCGCCGACAATTAAGACTTCTCTGAAGGGGCTGCCCCTTGATCAGTCGGGAATTCTTTTTATTGAAAACATTGGAAATCTGGTATGTCCTGCCGAATTTCAGATCGGTGAACACATAAAAATGTTAATCTGTTCAGCGGCTGAGGGGAGTGACAAGCCTTATAAATATCCTCTGGCTTTTGAAAAAGCAGATATCATTTTGCTGACGAAGTGCGATCTGAAAACTTATGTCGACTTTAACGATGAGTTCTTTACAAAAGGAATCAAGGCGCTGAACAAGACTGCTCCAATTTTCGAAGTCAATGCCAAGACAGGCGAAGGGTTTAACGCAGTGGCTGACTGGATCAGCCAAAAAGTCGGCTGA
- a CDS encoding HypC/HybG/HupF family hydrogenase formation chaperone produces the protein MCVAIPGKVIETDGMTGKVDFNGNIVDIMLGAVDAKEGDYVLVHAGCAIETVQKDMAEEIISIFAELESITK, from the coding sequence ATGTGTGTGGCTATTCCGGGAAAAGTCATTGAAACGGATGGAATGACGGGAAAAGTGGATTTTAACGGCAATATTGTCGATATTATGCTGGGCGCGGTGGACGCCAAAGAAGGGGATTATGTTCTGGTTCATGCCGGCTGCGCGATAGAGACCGTACAAAAGGATATGGCAGAAGAAATCATCAGTATATTTGCTGAATTGGAGTCAATAACCAAATGA
- a CDS encoding DUF4097 family beta strand repeat-containing protein has product MRKWRVGTVSMGSMLIATGILLLGGQFNGINGAILIMRWWPLILIVLGAEILAYLFFSREEQPKLKFDGLSIFLVLLVILASTGVYAAQSIFAGEYSPALFNGLGLYKYESLHNKSYTIDAAKVKSIDIRNSKGNINIEKNEGNSVEIDAEMLIKSNQEQTAVQLADQLVMVREGETLKIETKYEDILDFDTTFQVKVNYTVRVPKEVDYKIRNENGDTFVEGVRGKLTIVSQAGDLQVKEHQGELEAESSSGDIRVENNTGRLKLDQQYGGSIVLKNLSVTDQDIIITSRDGDIRATLPKAQKGTFAAVSQNGEIRCEGYDLKRTPDESEADLNGIQGDSEPRIEERRESGTEFKGILGDPKPRIELKTENGRIDLEGV; this is encoded by the coding sequence ATGAGAAAGTGGAGAGTTGGAACGGTATCCATGGGCAGTATGCTCATCGCAACCGGAATATTGCTGCTTGGCGGTCAGTTTAACGGGATTAATGGAGCAATTCTCATTATGCGCTGGTGGCCGCTGATCCTGATTGTCCTCGGGGCAGAGATTCTTGCTTATCTGTTTTTTTCGCGGGAAGAGCAGCCAAAATTAAAATTTGACGGCTTGAGTATTTTTCTGGTGCTCCTGGTCATCCTGGCAAGCACGGGGGTATATGCAGCGCAGAGTATCTTCGCCGGTGAATACTCCCCGGCCCTGTTCAACGGGCTCGGCCTGTATAAATACGAGTCCTTGCACAATAAATCATATACAATTGATGCGGCTAAAGTAAAAAGTATTGATATCCGTAACAGTAAAGGCAATATCAATATTGAGAAAAACGAAGGAAACTCGGTGGAGATAGATGCTGAAATGCTCATCAAAAGCAATCAGGAGCAGACTGCTGTCCAGCTTGCCGATCAGCTGGTGATGGTGAGAGAAGGGGAAACCCTGAAAATTGAGACGAAATATGAGGATATTTTAGACTTTGATACGACCTTTCAGGTGAAGGTCAACTATACTGTGAGAGTACCCAAAGAGGTGGATTACAAAATTCGCAATGAAAATGGCGATACCTTCGTGGAAGGAGTGAGAGGAAAGCTGACGATTGTCTCCCAGGCCGGAGATCTTCAGGTCAAGGAGCATCAGGGGGAGCTTGAAGCGGAGAGTTCCTCGGGAGATATCAGGGTGGAAAACAATACAGGCAGGCTGAAGCTTGATCAGCAGTATGGCGGCAGTATTGTCTTAAAAAATCTTTCCGTTACAGATCAGGATATCATCATAACCAGCCGGGATGGAGATATCCGGGCAACCTTGCCGAAGGCCCAAAAAGGTACCTTTGCGGCAGTATCCCAAAATGGGGAAATCCGTTGTGAAGGCTATGATTTGAAACGTACTCCTGATGAATCCGAGGCTGATTTAAACGGTATCCAGGGCGATTCGGAACCCAGAATAGAAGAAAGAAGAGAATCCGGGACTGAGTTTAAAGGTATTCTGGGTGATCCGAAGCCCAGAATAGAACTGAAGACTGAGAATGGGAGAATTGATTTGGAGGGTGTATAA
- a CDS encoding nitroreductase family protein: MLDIMANRRSIRKYQEIAVEQEKVDAIIKAALLAPSGNAIYPTRFFVVNDKELIVELAKAREVGSSFLKNAPLCIVVSADPQTTDAWIEDSSIAATYIQLSAQALGLGSCWVQVRNRKHSKEITSEDYVRKILNIPECLKLACIIGIGYPDEQKEPHADERLRRDHVYANRAEQE, encoded by the coding sequence ATGTTGGATATCATGGCCAATCGAAGAAGCATCAGAAAATATCAAGAGATCGCCGTCGAGCAGGAAAAAGTTGATGCGATCATTAAGGCAGCCCTATTGGCTCCCTCCGGAAATGCAATTTATCCAACCAGATTCTTTGTTGTCAATGACAAGGAGCTGATCGTTGAGCTGGCCAAGGCCAGGGAAGTAGGATCTTCTTTCCTCAAAAACGCCCCTTTGTGTATCGTTGTGAGCGCTGATCCTCAAACGACGGATGCCTGGATTGAGGATAGCAGTATTGCGGCAACCTATATTCAACTCTCGGCACAGGCTTTGGGACTGGGGTCTTGCTGGGTTCAGGTGAGAAACAGAAAACACAGTAAAGAGATCACAAGTGAGGATTATGTCAGAAAAATTCTGAACATACCGGAGTGTCTCAAATTGGCTTGTATCATAGGGATCGGCTATCCTGATGAACAAAAAGAGCCCCATGCCGATGAACGGCTGAGGAGAGACCATGTATATGCGAACAGGGCGGAGCAGGAATGA
- a CDS encoding RNA polymerase sigma factor codes for MRGKEEGTIDSELVVKKAANGDQEAFRLLVEEYKQLVFSICLNIVQDSFEAENLAQETFLQVYRSLPQYQFKGFKTWLSRIAINKAIDYKRRARSRLEREIRSFENIEEIIDDGMSVQEMIDRREEIRILKACMQKIPEPYMRVLKKSYEEGKSCKEIAVEENISPRTVETRLYRGRKILREYFQEMNKT; via the coding sequence ATGAGGGGAAAGGAGGAGGGGACAATAGACTCTGAATTAGTCGTGAAAAAAGCAGCAAATGGCGATCAGGAGGCCTTTCGCTTACTCGTCGAAGAATATAAACAGCTGGTATTCAGCATATGTCTGAATATTGTGCAGGATTCATTTGAGGCAGAAAACCTGGCCCAGGAAACATTTTTACAGGTTTATCGGTCCCTTCCGCAGTATCAATTCAAAGGATTTAAGACCTGGCTCAGCAGGATTGCGATCAATAAGGCCATAGATTACAAGCGCAGAGCCCGGTCAAGACTTGAAAGAGAAATCAGGTCTTTCGAAAATATTGAGGAAATAATCGATGATGGGATGTCGGTCCAGGAAATGATCGACAGGAGAGAAGAAATTCGAATCCTGAAAGCCTGTATGCAAAAGATCCCGGAGCCATATATGAGGGTTCTAAAAAAAAGCTACGAGGAAGGAAAAAGCTGTAAGGAAATTGCCGTTGAAGAAAATATCAGTCCAAGAACAGTAGAAACAAGATTGTACCGGGGAAGAAAGATACTGAGAGAATATTTCCAGGAGATGAATAAGACATGA
- the hypE gene encoding hydrogenase expression/formation protein HypE, whose translation MKVNLAHGSGGNATRELISNLFKKYFSNEFLDRLEDSACLPPTAYPLAMTTDSYVITPIVFPGGNIGKLAVCGTANDLWMVGAEPQYITAGFILEEGLELEVLEAAVKTMAQTAKEINVKIVTGDTKVIEGSGGLYINTAGLGFIKHRHQLGAERIKAGDSIIVSGTLGNHQSCIFAQRMKIENKITSDCACLGSMVEALLNSGLGLRIMRDITRGGLGTVLNEVAEAGKISIQIEEKLIPIDPEVKGFCDILGLDPIYMANEGKFMVIVDSRDEEKALEILRKNSLGKMAGVIGKVTETGNQLVTVKTKLGGSRIIDVLQGEGLPRIC comes from the coding sequence ATGAAGGTTAACTTAGCCCACGGCAGCGGCGGAAACGCCACCAGGGAACTTATCAGCAATTTATTTAAAAAGTATTTCTCCAATGAGTTTTTGGACAGATTAGAGGATTCGGCATGTTTGCCTCCGACCGCTTATCCTTTGGCCATGACCACGGATTCCTATGTCATTACCCCTATTGTTTTTCCAGGGGGCAATATCGGAAAACTGGCTGTTTGCGGGACGGCAAATGACTTATGGATGGTCGGGGCGGAGCCGCAGTATATCACAGCGGGCTTTATTCTTGAGGAAGGGCTTGAACTGGAAGTCTTGGAAGCGGCGGTCAAAACAATGGCTCAAACGGCCAAAGAGATCAATGTCAAAATCGTTACCGGTGATACAAAAGTCATCGAAGGCAGCGGCGGACTGTATATTAATACTGCCGGCCTGGGATTTATCAAACATCGGCATCAATTGGGCGCAGAGCGGATCAAGGCGGGTGATTCCATTATTGTGAGCGGCACATTGGGTAATCATCAATCCTGTATCTTCGCTCAGAGAATGAAGATTGAAAACAAAATCACCAGTGATTGCGCTTGTTTAGGCAGCATGGTTGAGGCCTTATTAAACAGCGGTCTCGGCTTAAGGATCATGAGGGATATCACAAGGGGCGGACTGGGCACGGTCCTGAATGAGGTGGCCGAAGCCGGTAAAATCAGTATTCAGATAGAAGAAAAACTGATCCCCATAGATCCGGAAGTGAAAGGCTTTTGTGATATTTTAGGGTTAGATCCCATTTATATGGCGAACGAAGGCAAATTTATGGTGATCGTGGATTCCAGGGATGAGGAAAAAGCACTGGAAATCCTAAGAAAGAATTCTTTGGGAAAAATGGCAGGGGTTATTGGCAAAGTCACAGAGACGGGGAACCAGCTGGTTACAGTAAAAACAAAACTGGGCGGCAGCAGGATCATTGATGTTTTACAGGGGGAAGGTCTCCCCAGAATCTGTTAA
- the hypD gene encoding hydrogenase formation protein HypD: MNIEEIISELKAYDQQVNIMEVCGTHTASIFRHGIRSLISDKIRLISGPGCPVCITPAEYIDRAIEWSKKPDCLLLTFGDMMKVAGTKQSLSEAKGEGAKVEIMYSPLDVLKRAKERPGMTFIIAAVGFETTVPSYALVLQQIIAGGLNNVKLLTALRRVIPALEFVCASDTGINGFIAPGHVSSILGSKAYAELAGNYGRPFAVAGFEGEYILAAIYDLVKQKEKNKAEVHNLYSSSVREEGNIKALHLIDQYFEQGTAAWRGLGDIPDSGLYLRPEYREYDAGSFDIRDKQVDASSPCRCAEVIIGRINPDECPLFKTVCTPTKAKGPCMVSAEGSCGIWYRFSK, encoded by the coding sequence ATGAATATCGAAGAGATCATCAGTGAACTCAAAGCCTATGATCAACAGGTTAATATTATGGAGGTTTGCGGCACGCACACCGCCAGTATTTTTCGTCATGGCATCAGAAGCCTGATTTCCGATAAGATCAGGCTGATTTCCGGACCGGGATGTCCGGTCTGCATCACACCGGCTGAATATATTGACCGGGCCATAGAATGGTCAAAGAAGCCGGATTGCTTACTGCTTACCTTCGGTGATATGATGAAGGTTGCCGGAACAAAGCAGTCCCTCAGTGAAGCCAAAGGGGAAGGGGCCAAAGTCGAGATCATGTATTCCCCTTTAGATGTCTTAAAAAGAGCGAAAGAAAGACCAGGTATGACCTTTATCATAGCCGCTGTTGGCTTTGAAACGACGGTGCCATCCTATGCGCTGGTGCTGCAGCAGATCATTGCCGGCGGTTTAAATAACGTTAAATTGCTGACGGCACTGCGCAGAGTGATACCGGCTCTGGAATTTGTCTGTGCCAGTGACACGGGGATAAACGGGTTTATCGCTCCCGGACATGTCAGTTCAATCCTTGGGTCCAAGGCCTATGCCGAACTGGCCGGAAACTATGGCCGTCCCTTCGCTGTCGCCGGTTTTGAGGGAGAGTATATTTTAGCGGCAATTTATGACCTGGTTAAACAAAAGGAAAAAAACAAGGCGGAGGTTCATAATTTATATTCTTCCTCAGTCCGGGAAGAGGGCAACATTAAGGCTTTACATTTAATTGATCAATACTTTGAACAGGGAACAGCCGCCTGGCGGGGCTTGGGCGACATTCCGGATTCAGGTCTCTATTTGCGTCCTGAGTACCGGGAATATGACGCCGGATCATTTGATATTCGTGATAAACAGGTTGATGCCTCATCACCCTGCCGGTGCGCGGAAGTCATTATCGGCAGGATAAATCCTGATGAGTGCCCGTTGTTTAAAACAGTTTGTACGCCGACAAAGGCCAAAGGCCCTTGTATGGTATCGGCAGAAGGTTCTTGCGGGATTTGGTACAGATTTTCAAAGTAA